The following proteins are co-located in the Rattus norvegicus strain BN/NHsdMcwi chromosome 19, GRCr8, whole genome shotgun sequence genome:
- the LOC134483270 gene encoding centrosomal protein of 135 kDa-like — translation MFSRLRKRFGRGNVDCGQTRVKESGLSSQSNDGQRQHFWGIFNARRETSSPETAPSENQAKKEKERLIKELQLITEERNDLRDRLRFLTERSKNNRPHFRPNPYYEDLERMEEAVMSILHNLEMENTEIHENNHKLKKEITFSR, via the exons atgttttcccgtcttcgcaagcgttttgggagggggaacgtcgattgtggacagactagagtgaaggaatctggcctttcgtctcaaagtaatgatggacagagacagcacttctggggaatattta atgcTAGGAGAGAAACATCTTCCCCTGAAACTGCCCCAAGtgagaatcaggccaagaaggaaaaagagaggctgattaaagagctgcagctcattaccgaggagagaaatgacctgagagatcgcctgaggtttctgacagagagatccaaaaacaacag gccacacttcaggccaaatccatattatgaagacctggagagaatggaggaggcggtcatgtcaattctgcacaacttagagatggagaacactgagatccatgagaacaaccataagctgaagaaggagattaccttctctaggtaa